In Fibrobacter sp. UBA4297, a genomic segment contains:
- a CDS encoding FISUMP domain-containing protein, which yields MSKRVAFLSVASTLVLALLAACGSTRNSSVDAENPLRDGVKYGTMTDNRDGQIYKTVKIGEQTWMAENLNYKIEKIYNFVVYGYGYESISEEGYEEETISSYCYDGYISNCIKFGYLYPQKRAVKACPDGWHLPDTTEWNALFSYVGEKNSAGKKLKSTFGWLNGGDGIDEYGFSVLPAGAKGGPNSFGDIFSKKDDVYYIAGGKDAAFWSSVDSSRVSFYYYNDSISINKDSPESAFSVRCVQNDSLELSNYSSSESATSSSSSRKVELDSLTDFRDGQIYKTVKFGDQVWMAQNLNYKKDESYCLANDELNCDKYGRLYTWSAAQKACPAGWHLPTKSELQNLLDKWKEDKQMGWAYMTKLNMAGNALKSSDGWFNGKNGIDEMGFAALPGGFRFSDGTYSADGEFAFFWSSSEENGGAYGLSLYYYDKVDLDFDDKKIGMSVRCLKGEPAVNLSSSSMAKSSSSSLKVEKGFVTDSRDGRLYKTVTIGTQTWMAENLNYATEGSSCYQNEYRNCAKYGRLYTWASGVDSVNILRATGKECGYDRRCSLTKPVQGACPAGWHLPTKAEWDTLKTVVGEKNVNLLKSRDGWINGNGTDDYGFSALPAGDKDFDGDFLVGETAVFWSSTETDAFKAWYQGMQNGFSEYSNENKNRGFSVRCVKDGMGKESEIKNNVEVLSSSSVFVEHGSMTDVRDGQTYRTVKIGSQTWMAENLNYETANSSCEQDSLASCAELGRYYKWTATKNACPAGWHLPDSVEWKTLFATVGGDSVAGRVLHFVPNSNCDRIVGSSKCSSGLEWNFSTFYGFEDDPPRIQYADRFGFTALLSGLKEYETPQNSKEKSKSSGYRKRTYGDFGYAEFWSSMDRSFVNLYYDKPVEWGKDKDTYEIPIRCILDSVSLVAKSKTVKPVRKKKATILGFATVSPSNVVNDSFVDVRDGKIYKTVTIGKQTWMAENLNYKTTDSYCLGDSLENCARYGRLYKGKAANEACPGGWHLSTRADWEALFKSVGGPLIAGFKLKDAKSWFNDRKGKDEYGFSILPGAKRNYEGKYFKSGFDAFFWASEKRQNNLDKRYFKYDFVQFDYLTSVASFNSGDEREAHSVRCVMNDVDAMESSSSKVSSSSSAKSSSSSVVSPSSVIKGSMTDSRDNQVYQTVTIGTQTWMAQNLNYQTANSYCYKGEPNKCVEYGRFYTWAVAMDSVGEFSPNGKGCGYMDGGNCKPKGNVRGICPEGWHLPSVDEWRNFIGSVGGKFVASKKLRSTAEWKDNGNGVDAYSFSALPAGLRDDNGNFKYAGETAGFWTSTKSNKRKSYLLLMYSGIESVELDNYVNGYEKYYGANIRCIKD from the coding sequence ATGAGTAAACGAGTTGCTTTTTTGTCTGTTGCAAGTACGTTGGTGCTTGCACTTTTGGCTGCGTGTGGCTCTACGCGGAATTCGTCTGTTGATGCGGAAAATCCTTTGCGTGATGGTGTCAAATACGGAACTATGACAGACAATCGTGACGGCCAAATTTATAAGACCGTGAAAATCGGCGAACAGACTTGGATGGCCGAAAATCTGAATTACAAAATCGAAAAAATCTACAATTTCGTTGTGTATGGATATGGCTATGAGTCAATATCGGAGGAAGGATACGAAGAGGAAACGATTTCCAGCTATTGTTATGATGGTTACATTAGCAACTGCATCAAATTCGGATACCTTTATCCGCAAAAACGGGCGGTAAAAGCCTGCCCAGACGGTTGGCATCTTCCTGATACAACTGAATGGAATGCGCTGTTTTCTTATGTAGGTGAAAAAAATTCTGCAGGTAAAAAGCTTAAATCAACATTTGGCTGGCTGAATGGGGGCGATGGCATCGATGAATATGGTTTTTCTGTGCTCCCGGCTGGAGCAAAGGGTGGTCCGAATTCCTTCGGAGATATTTTCTCCAAAAAGGATGATGTCTATTATATTGCAGGAGGGAAGGATGCTGCATTCTGGAGCTCTGTAGATTCGAGTAGAGTGTCTTTCTACTACTATAATGATTCTATTAGTATTAATAAGGATAGTCCGGAATCCGCTTTTTCAGTTCGGTGCGTGCAAAATGATAGCCTTGAATTGTCAAATTACTCAAGCTCGGAATCGGCAACAAGCTCATCGTCATCTCGAAAGGTTGAATTAGATTCATTGACTGATTTTCGTGATGGCCAAATTTATAAGACTGTGAAATTTGGCGACCAAGTCTGGATGGCTCAAAATCTCAATTACAAAAAAGATGAGAGTTATTGTCTAGCGAATGACGAATTGAATTGCGATAAATATGGAAGGCTTTATACATGGTCGGCTGCTCAGAAAGCTTGCCCTGCGGGTTGGCATTTGCCTACAAAAAGTGAATTGCAAAATTTACTGGATAAGTGGAAAGAAGATAAACAGATGGGTTGGGCTTACATGACGAAATTGAATATGGCTGGGAATGCGCTCAAATCGTCAGATGGCTGGTTTAATGGAAAAAATGGTATTGATGAAATGGGATTTGCTGCTTTGCCGGGAGGCTTTCGGTTCAGTGACGGCACGTATAGCGCCGATGGTGAATTCGCATTCTTTTGGAGCTCATCGGAAGAGAATGGCGGAGCGTATGGACTGTCCCTGTATTATTACGATAAAGTTGATTTAGATTTTGATGACAAAAAAATTGGAATGTCTGTCCGCTGCCTAAAAGGAGAACCGGCTGTTAATTTATCCTCTAGTTCTATGGCTAAATCAAGTTCTTCTTCTTTGAAAGTTGAGAAAGGATTTGTAACTGATTCCCGCGATGGTAGGCTTTACAAGACTGTAACTATTGGAACGCAGACCTGGATGGCGGAAAATTTGAACTACGCAACGGAGGGGAGTTCTTGTTACCAGAATGAATATCGTAATTGCGCCAAGTACGGGCGTCTTTATACGTGGGCTTCTGGGGTAGATAGCGTAAACATTCTCCGTGCAACGGGCAAAGAATGTGGTTACGATAGACGTTGTTCGCTAACAAAACCAGTACAAGGCGCTTGCCCTGCTGGGTGGCATTTGCCGACGAAGGCTGAATGGGATACATTGAAAACTGTTGTTGGCGAAAAGAATGTGAATTTGTTGAAGTCTAGGGACGGCTGGATAAATGGTAATGGCACGGATGATTATGGATTCTCGGCGCTTCCGGCTGGTGATAAGGATTTTGATGGTGATTTCCTTGTGGGTGAAACCGCTGTTTTTTGGAGCTCTACAGAAACAGATGCGTTCAAAGCTTGGTATCAGGGCATGCAAAACGGCTTTTCTGAATATTCCAACGAAAATAAAAATCGTGGATTTTCTGTGCGTTGCGTTAAAGATGGAATGGGGAAGGAAAGCGAAATAAAAAATAATGTTGAAGTATTGTCTTCGTCCTCGGTATTCGTAGAACATGGTTCTATGACGGATGTGCGTGACGGTCAGACTTATAGGACTGTAAAAATTGGCTCGCAGACGTGGATGGCAGAAAACTTGAATTACGAGACGGCGAATAGCAGTTGCGAACAAGATTCTCTTGCATCTTGTGCCGAGTTAGGACGCTATTACAAATGGACTGCGACAAAGAACGCTTGCCCTGCGGGCTGGCACTTGCCCGATTCTGTAGAATGGAAAACTTTGTTTGCTACTGTGGGCGGTGATTCCGTGGCGGGGCGAGTGCTTCATTTTGTGCCAAATAGTAATTGTGATCGGATTGTAGGTTCGTCAAAATGTTCATCGGGCTTGGAATGGAATTTTAGCACTTTCTATGGGTTTGAAGACGACCCTCCGCGTATTCAGTATGCGGATCGATTTGGATTTACTGCGCTTTTATCGGGTCTCAAGGAGTATGAAACTCCCCAAAATTCCAAAGAAAAGTCTAAGTCTAGTGGCTATCGTAAAAGAACATATGGAGATTTCGGTTATGCGGAATTCTGGAGTTCTATGGATCGGTCGTTTGTAAATCTGTATTATGATAAGCCTGTAGAATGGGGGAAAGACAAGGATACATATGAAATTCCGATTCGATGTATTTTAGATAGCGTCTCGCTTGTGGCAAAATCGAAAACGGTGAAGCCAGTTCGTAAAAAGAAGGCGACGATACTCGGCTTTGCGACGGTATCTCCATCGAATGTTGTTAACGATTCTTTTGTGGATGTTCGTGATGGCAAAATCTACAAGACTGTAACTATTGGCAAACAGACTTGGATGGCCGAAAATCTCAACTACAAAACAACAGACAGTTATTGCCTTGGAGATAGCCTAGAAAATTGCGCTAGGTATGGCCGCCTCTATAAAGGTAAGGCTGCAAATGAAGCTTGTCCGGGTGGATGGCATTTATCTACACGTGCAGATTGGGAAGCTTTGTTCAAATCCGTGGGAGGCCCGCTTATAGCCGGATTTAAGCTTAAAGATGCCAAAAGTTGGTTTAACGATCGTAAAGGAAAAGATGAATATGGCTTTTCGATACTTCCGGGGGCAAAAAGAAATTATGAAGGAAAATATTTCAAGAGTGGCTTCGATGCATTTTTCTGGGCCTCCGAGAAACGTCAGAATAATTTAGATAAACGTTATTTTAAATATGACTTTGTACAATTTGATTATTTAACCTCCGTAGCTTCTTTTAATAGTGGTGATGAACGCGAAGCGCACTCCGTTCGCTGCGTCATGAATGATGTAGATGCTATGGAATCTTCATCTTCAAAAGTATCTTCTAGTTCGTCTGCAAAATCGAGCAGTTCTTCTGTTGTTTCTCCTTCAAGTGTAATCAAGGGGTCTATGACTGATTCTCGCGACAATCAAGTTTATCAAACGGTGACTATAGGCACACAGACTTGGATGGCTCAAAACCTGAATTACCAAACGGCCAATAGCTATTGCTATAAGGGTGAGCCAAATAAATGTGTTGAATATGGTCGTTTTTATACTTGGGCAGTAGCAATGGATAGCGTAGGCGAGTTTAGCCCCAATGGTAAAGGTTGTGGCTACATGGATGGTGGAAATTGTAAACCGAAGGGAAATGTGCGGGGAATTTGTCCTGAAGGTTGGCATTTGCCGTCCGTTGATGAATGGCGTAACTTTATTGGGAGTGTCGGTGGTAAGTTTGTAGCGAGTAAAAAGCTCCGCTCAACGGCTGAGTGGAAAGACAATGGGAATGGTGTGGATGCCTATTCCTTCTCGGCTCTCCCTGCAGGGTTGCGGGATGACAATGGCAACTTTAAATATGCCGGTGAAACGGCTGGCTTTTGGACTTCTACGAAATCGAACAAACGTAAATCCTATCTTCTGCTTATGTATAGCGGCATCGAAAGTGTTGAACTAGATAATTACGTGAACGGTTATGAAAAATATTATGGAGCAAATATTCGCTGCATCAAGGATTAA
- a CDS encoding FISUMP domain-containing protein — protein sequence MNKRVALIAFVCCSVFATLIACSSSKNATVNSDGVAVNSEKTSSEILVDPRDGQVYRTVKIGEQIWMAENLNYKTDDSDCLKDLSINCARFGRRYSWAAAMDSSATFTKNGEGCGLWKYCSPTYPVQGICPTGWHLPSRDEWKTLLSLLDEKDKAGLALRSKNAWKMHENMGFWSSTIFDEVLAYMLAFYNKEMSLDQTYKHMKYHVRCVKDELIDSIQSIDSTKIPSDSVMPMQSMTDSRDGHVYRTVDIGDQTWMAENLSYDMAGSNCWDWVEDSPCDVRGRYYEWNEAKKACPVGWHLPSTAEWYTLFSAVGGQRVAGKALRNKTGWDGCDDCKDEYGFSAIPTGIASSMSVFLGGDADFWSFAENDSNHAYLMFLNDNTNMARIINCDYSMLYSIRCVKDGNRKEVDSTRLPMKVEKGAESFMTDSRDGQTYKTIKIGEQTWMTENLNYDVPNKSYCYGKVPSNCAKYGRLYEERVAMEVCPAGFHLPSPSEWETLFNAVGGQFMAGSVLKSKTGWINGGNGSDPFGFSAIPAGYGDKNDNSEEGKSANFWCSQEVDDKNFYYVKLKHDAFNVDMNHSNNKAYSVRCVKD from the coding sequence ATGAATAAACGTGTTGCTTTAATTGCTTTTGTTTGTTGCTCCGTTTTTGCAACGCTTATCGCGTGCAGTTCTTCCAAAAATGCAACGGTAAATTCTGATGGTGTTGCTGTAAATTCTGAAAAGACTTCTAGCGAGATTCTTGTGGATCCTCGCGATGGTCAGGTCTATAGGACCGTGAAAATAGGCGAACAAATCTGGATGGCCGAAAATTTGAACTATAAAACAGATGATAGTGATTGCCTAAAAGATCTAAGCATAAATTGTGCCCGGTTTGGACGACGATACAGCTGGGCTGCCGCTATGGATAGCTCTGCGACATTTACCAAAAATGGTGAAGGTTGTGGACTATGGAAATATTGTTCTCCGACGTATCCGGTACAGGGAATTTGCCCTACGGGATGGCATCTGCCGTCTCGCGATGAATGGAAAACATTGCTTTCGTTGCTAGATGAAAAAGACAAGGCGGGGCTTGCGCTTAGGTCGAAGAACGCTTGGAAAATGCATGAAAATATGGGCTTTTGGAGTTCTACCATATTTGATGAAGTCTTGGCATATATGTTGGCTTTCTATAATAAAGAAATGTCTTTAGACCAAACATATAAGCATATGAAGTATCATGTTCGTTGTGTTAAAGATGAATTGATTGATTCAATACAAAGTATAGATTCTACTAAAATACCTTCAGATTCTGTAATGCCGATGCAAAGTATGACCGATTCTCGCGATGGACATGTGTATAGAACGGTGGATATTGGCGACCAAACATGGATGGCCGAAAATTTAAGTTATGACATGGCGGGCTCAAATTGCTGGGACTGGGTTGAAGATAGTCCTTGTGATGTGCGAGGTCGTTATTACGAATGGAACGAGGCGAAAAAAGCATGCCCTGTAGGTTGGCATTTGCCGTCAACTGCGGAATGGTACACCTTGTTCTCTGCTGTTGGAGGGCAACGTGTAGCGGGTAAGGCTCTCAGAAATAAAACAGGCTGGGATGGTTGCGATGATTGTAAAGATGAATATGGATTTTCTGCAATACCTACAGGTATTGCTTCCTCAATGTCTGTATTCCTTGGTGGGGATGCTGATTTTTGGAGCTTTGCAGAAAATGACTCGAATCATGCGTATTTAATGTTCTTGAATGACAATACGAATATGGCGAGAATTATCAATTGTGATTATTCGATGCTGTATTCGATCCGTTGTGTCAAGGATGGAAATAGAAAAGAGGTTGATTCTACAAGATTACCGATGAAAGTTGAAAAAGGTGCTGAGTCTTTTATGACGGACTCGCGAGACGGACAAACTTATAAAACCATAAAAATTGGTGAACAGACATGGATGACGGAGAATTTGAATTACGATGTCCCCAATAAAAGCTATTGCTATGGCAAAGTTCCTAGTAACTGTGCTAAGTATGGGCGTCTTTACGAGGAACGCGTGGCTATGGAAGTTTGCCCTGCAGGTTTTCATTTGCCGTCTCCATCGGAATGGGAAACGTTATTCAATGCGGTCGGTGGACAATTTATGGCGGGAAGTGTACTAAAGTCTAAAACCGGCTGGATAAATGGTGGTAATGGATCAGATCCGTTTGGTTTTTCGGCAATTCCTGCTGGCTATGGCGATAAAAATGATAATAGCGAAGAAGGCAAGTCTGCCAATTTCTGGTGCTCTCAGGAAGTAGATGATAAAAATTTCTATTACGTGAAATTGAAACACGATGCCTTTAATGTTGATATGAATCATTCCAACAACAAGGCTTATTCCGTTCGCTGTGTGAAGGATTAG
- the ftsZ gene encoding cell division protein FtsZ, producing MSDYPNINFEAKSRITGDDTPTSKAKVMVFGVGGAGGNTVNRMKQMNIEGVEYYAVNTDAMALDQSLADHKILIGEKSTRNLGAGMDPEMGRKAVEENIDELKKAMMGADLVFVTAGMGGGTGTGAAPIVATVARELGILTVAVVTKPFRFEGNVRNSLAQNGVRALREAADTIIVIENKKLMNLIQNTNKNATMDEAFKMADEILGNAVQSICSIMFRHGLVHVDFADIRKVMLKGGSALMGTGSAEGEGRGIAAADAALSSPLLEDIDIQGASGVLVNVSHGENYSLLEHNEAMEHIYDAVGEEGNPNIIVGDITLPELGDKVCITIIATGCGGTNNAAAVNYGGIGSAAYQQAQGYQAPAAPAPVQAATPRPTTNFLALAGRSTTAMPASAMPTAAMPATPTVAAPAVTQRYVPATAAPSYNTAPQNSYASASAAARPATPVNAAAAMFAPVSSFASSNFDAKASYAEESVAPAAKTTRESEEMPGAADADPLSNGNYASSFKQESRPAQAEQANTVDYDTPAFMRNQSGSEDALKERNVDYDLPAFMRMNDLF from the coding sequence ATGAGTGACTATCCAAATATCAACTTCGAGGCTAAGTCTCGTATCACAGGTGATGACACTCCAACCAGCAAGGCTAAGGTGATGGTGTTCGGCGTCGGCGGTGCCGGCGGCAACACTGTGAACCGCATGAAGCAGATGAATATTGAAGGTGTGGAATACTACGCCGTCAATACCGATGCCATGGCTTTGGACCAGAGTCTCGCCGACCACAAGATTCTTATTGGTGAAAAGAGCACGAGAAATCTTGGTGCGGGCATGGACCCGGAAATGGGTCGCAAGGCTGTCGAAGAAAATATCGACGAATTGAAGAAGGCCATGATGGGTGCGGACCTCGTGTTCGTTACCGCAGGCATGGGCGGTGGTACCGGTACTGGTGCAGCCCCGATCGTTGCAACTGTTGCACGTGAACTTGGCATTCTTACGGTCGCTGTCGTGACGAAGCCGTTCCGCTTTGAAGGTAACGTCCGCAATTCCTTGGCTCAGAACGGTGTCCGTGCGCTCCGCGAAGCCGCCGATACGATTATCGTTATCGAAAACAAGAAGCTCATGAACCTCATCCAGAATACGAACAAGAATGCAACTATGGATGAAGCTTTCAAGATGGCTGACGAAATCCTCGGTAACGCCGTGCAGAGCATCTGCAGCATCATGTTCCGTCATGGCCTTGTGCATGTTGACTTTGCCGATATTCGCAAGGTTATGCTCAAGGGTGGCTCCGCTCTCATGGGTACGGGTTCTGCTGAAGGTGAAGGCCGTGGCATTGCTGCCGCTGATGCCGCACTTTCTTCTCCGCTTCTCGAAGATATCGATATCCAGGGCGCTTCTGGCGTGCTCGTCAACGTTTCTCATGGCGAAAACTACTCCTTGCTCGAACACAACGAAGCAATGGAACACATTTACGATGCCGTGGGTGAAGAGGGCAACCCGAACATCATCGTCGGCGACATCACTCTTCCGGAACTTGGCGACAAGGTTTGCATTACCATTATCGCAACAGGTTGCGGGGGCACGAACAACGCTGCTGCTGTAAACTATGGTGGCATTGGTTCTGCTGCTTACCAGCAGGCTCAGGGCTATCAGGCTCCGGCCGCTCCTGCTCCGGTTCAGGCTGCAACTCCGCGTCCGACGACGAACTTCCTTGCTCTCGCTGGCCGTTCTACGACAGCAATGCCGGCTTCCGCTATGCCGACCGCTGCAATGCCTGCCACGCCGACAGTTGCTGCTCCGGCAGTCACGCAGCGCTATGTCCCGGCAACTGCAGCTCCGTCTTACAACACGGCACCGCAGAACTCCTATGCTAGCGCTAGCGCCGCCGCTCGCCCCGCAACGCCTGTGAATGCCGCTGCAGCTATGTTTGCTCCGGTTTCTTCTTTCGCTTCTTCGAATTTTGACGCCAAGGCTTCCTATGCAGAAGAATCTGTAGCTCCGGCAGCCAAGACGACTCGCGAATCTGAAGAAATGCCGGGTGCCGCAGACGCTGACCCGCTTTCCAATGGCAATTATGCAAGCTCTTTCAAGCAGGAATCTCGTCCGGCTCAGGCCGAACAGGCCAACACTGTTGACTATGACACGCCTGCTTTTATGCGCAACCAGAGTGGTTCCGAAGACGCTCTCAAGGAACGCAATGTCGATTATGACTTGCCGGCCTTTATGCGTATGAATGACTTGTTCTAA
- a CDS encoding FISUMP domain-containing protein — MKCRFALLSCVCLLVLAFLVACDDGGTLREKIVMEKGIMKDLRDGQIYKTVKIGKQTWMAENLNYNADDSYCFGPGNRDCFMSSRLYKWHAAMNACPTGWHLPDTSEWKTLISSIGGEKWVDQVPKSSDGWNGLGNYKDCNDHIGACIFWSSTVYSESSVYSMNLSNFTDTAALKPVTVIDLEERENRMYEREVKKRIPLDLLSVRCVKDEKMDGSQVTNDKNMEIKKDGDSLDVKTYLNDSRSVNSIMKKIMTDPRDGQTYKTVKIGPQTWMAENLNYKTENSFCYDNVDSNCTKYGRLYVNSEGVCPVGWHLPAKWEWVKLFSVLNDSSTVGKKIKSTEGWLYDGNGTDEFGFSLLPAGLVFFLRDIDDNPYHGTPKLKLKTDPRHIISKLKIDSSKVRFVGKNRYALFFMDAGAFEKDMIYLTYNNNKVDFYGGTITGASVRCLKDVKVYNAKGNFRDSRDGQTYKTVKIGEQTWMAENLRYKIKGSSQYYNRRDSIGKYGRLYNWNLAMKACPAGWRLPDTSDWNTLTSTVGEGIAGKVLKSKSGWMCKNKHSMLVDKGVLVYRCITAGDGSDKYGFSAYPTALRRESWFFDEGKPVLNASAFWSSTETNENEAYSTRLFYDRDDADPYYAKRTKEKLSVRCIKDKARKRISSSRSNYYSFMQNYNDKQLEGIDDSYEKTRELILTQLDEQAEKKSYSVAKGEFTDPRDDQTYKTVKIGWQTWMAENLKFKMDSSSCYQNADSNCTKFGRFYQWDNAIAACPAGWHLPDSVEWSMLIHTAGGKDSASKALKSTNGWSGHGNGTDKFGFSAVPASATFLGLDAEFWSASEKDSARSYNFGLACFFPLDCHGGDVCTSGNECTLHYLSMNDEHKSSRYSVRCVKDEFFLYSIFAKVIRWFK, encoded by the coding sequence ATGAAATGCCGTTTTGCTCTTTTATCTTGTGTTTGCTTACTTGTGCTTGCATTTCTTGTCGCATGCGATGATGGCGGAACATTAAGAGAAAAAATCGTGATGGAAAAAGGTATTATGAAAGACCTTCGCGATGGCCAAATTTACAAGACTGTGAAAATCGGCAAACAGACTTGGATGGCTGAAAATCTGAACTACAATGCAGACGACAGTTATTGTTTTGGTCCAGGAAATCGCGATTGCTTTATGTCGAGCCGACTTTATAAATGGCATGCTGCAATGAATGCTTGCCCTACGGGTTGGCATTTGCCGGATACGAGTGAATGGAAAACTTTGATTTCTTCAATCGGTGGAGAAAAATGGGTGGATCAAGTTCCCAAGTCTTCAGACGGCTGGAATGGTTTGGGAAATTATAAGGATTGCAACGATCACATCGGGGCGTGTATTTTTTGGAGTTCTACGGTGTATTCTGAATCGAGCGTGTATAGTATGAATTTGTCGAATTTTACTGATACCGCCGCTTTGAAGCCTGTTACAGTGATAGATCTGGAGGAACGCGAAAATAGGATGTATGAAAGAGAAGTCAAAAAGCGGATTCCGCTTGATTTACTTTCGGTCCGTTGTGTTAAAGATGAAAAAATGGATGGAAGTCAAGTAACGAACGATAAAAATATGGAAATAAAGAAGGACGGAGACTCTCTTGATGTAAAAACATATTTAAATGATTCTCGCAGTGTGAATTCCATAATGAAGAAAATTATGACGGACCCTCGTGACGGACAAACTTACAAGACTGTGAAAATAGGTCCGCAGACTTGGATGGCTGAAAATCTGAATTACAAAACAGAAAATAGCTTTTGCTATGATAATGTGGATAGCAACTGTACGAAATATGGACGTTTGTATGTGAATTCGGAAGGAGTGTGTCCTGTTGGTTGGCATTTGCCTGCTAAATGGGAATGGGTAAAGTTGTTTAGTGTTTTGAATGATTCTTCTACGGTGGGTAAAAAAATAAAATCTACAGAGGGATGGCTATATGATGGGAACGGTACAGATGAATTTGGCTTTTCTTTGCTTCCTGCGGGGCTCGTTTTTTTCTTAAGGGATATAGATGATAATCCGTATCATGGAACCCCCAAATTAAAATTAAAAACTGACCCGCGTCATATAATCTCAAAATTAAAAATTGACTCTAGTAAAGTGAGATTTGTTGGTAAAAATCGTTATGCATTATTTTTTATGGATGCAGGTGCTTTTGAAAAAGATATGATTTATTTAACTTATAATAACAATAAAGTAGATTTTTACGGTGGCACAATCACAGGTGCTTCTGTTCGCTGTCTCAAGGATGTTAAAGTATATAATGCTAAAGGAAATTTTAGGGATTCTCGTGATGGACAGACGTACAAGACTGTAAAAATTGGCGAACAGACTTGGATGGCCGAAAATTTGAGATACAAGATAAAGGGGAGTAGTCAGTACTATAATCGACGCGATAGTATCGGTAAATATGGTCGCCTCTACAATTGGAATTTGGCAATGAAAGCTTGCCCGGCAGGGTGGCGTTTGCCTGATACTAGTGATTGGAATACCTTGACATCAACGGTTGGGGAAGGTATAGCGGGGAAGGTTCTTAAATCGAAAAGTGGGTGGATGTGTAAAAATAAACATAGCATGTTGGTTGATAAAGGAGTTCTTGTCTATCGTTGCATCACTGCTGGCGACGGTTCTGATAAATATGGCTTTTCTGCATATCCAACAGCTTTACGGAGGGAGTCTTGGTTTTTCGATGAGGGTAAACCTGTTTTAAATGCATCTGCTTTTTGGAGTTCTACAGAGACTAATGAAAATGAAGCTTATTCCACGCGTTTATTCTATGACCGCGACGATGCTGACCCATATTATGCTAAACGTACAAAAGAGAAGTTGTCGGTACGTTGTATCAAAGACAAAGCTCGTAAAAGGATAAGCTCATCTCGTTCTAATTATTATTCATTTATGCAAAATTATAATGATAAGCAACTAGAAGGAATTGATGATTCCTATGAAAAAACTCGCGAACTCATTTTGACTCAATTGGATGAACAAGCCGAAAAAAAGTCATATTCTGTTGCAAAAGGCGAATTTACAGACCCTCGCGATGACCAAACTTACAAAACCGTGAAAATAGGATGGCAGACTTGGATGGCTGAGAATTTGAAGTTTAAAATGGATAGTAGTTCTTGTTATCAGAATGCCGATAGCAACTGTACTAAGTTCGGTCGGTTTTACCAATGGGATAATGCGATTGCTGCTTGCCCGGCGGGGTGGCATTTGCCGGATTCGGTTGAATGGAGTATGTTGATTCATACGGCCGGAGGGAAGGATTCTGCGAGCAAGGCTCTCAAATCTACGAATGGTTGGAGTGGTCATGGAAACGGTACGGATAAATTTGGATTTTCGGCTGTTCCTGCTAGTGCTACTTTTTTGGGACTTGATGCAGAATTTTGGAGTGCTTCGGAAAAAGATAGTGCTAGATCGTATAACTTTGGATTGGCTTGCTTTTTTCCTCTAGATTGCCATGGTGGCGATGTCTGCACATCGGGAAATGAGTGTACTTTACATTATCTTTCTATGAACGATGAACATAAAAGCAGCCGCTATTCAGTGCGCTGTGTGAAGGATGAATTCTTCTTGTATAGTATTTTTGCGAAAGTTATCCGTTGGTTTAAATAA